One window of Mediterraneibacter gnavus ATCC 29149 genomic DNA carries:
- the pfkB gene encoding 1-phosphofructokinase, with product MILTVTLNAAIDKRYVVENFRLGEVNRVKECAYTPGGKGLNVSKPAAIAGEEVVATGFVGGHAGNYIEEALKPFGIQSEFYHLEAESRSCINIWDETNRVQTEFLEPGFTVTEEQFQGFLKKFRNLVKQADVIAMSGSVPKGLDGSAYQRLVEICREEKRNVILDTSGALLTMGIEAKPTMIKPNLDEIRMLTGMSCDSLEEMIEAAKQIHEGGVEIVAVSLGAEGSFVVCEEGIYQAQVPKIDAVNTVGCGDSMIAGFAVGMSQKISVEGSLRLASAISAAAALREETGFFVKEDMERIFKEVKITKLK from the coding sequence ATGATACTGACCGTGACATTAAACGCAGCAATCGATAAACGTTACGTTGTAGAAAATTTCCGTCTGGGAGAAGTAAACCGTGTGAAGGAGTGTGCATACACTCCGGGCGGAAAAGGACTCAATGTTTCAAAACCTGCAGCAATCGCAGGAGAAGAAGTAGTTGCCACAGGTTTTGTAGGAGGCCATGCGGGAAATTATATTGAGGAGGCGTTAAAGCCTTTCGGAATTCAAAGTGAGTTTTACCATCTGGAAGCAGAGAGCCGTTCCTGCATCAATATCTGGGATGAGACGAATCGTGTGCAGACAGAATTTCTGGAACCGGGGTTTACGGTAACAGAAGAGCAGTTTCAGGGATTTTTAAAGAAATTCCGCAATCTGGTAAAACAGGCAGATGTGATAGCAATGTCCGGAAGTGTGCCAAAAGGACTGGATGGAAGCGCGTATCAGCGTCTGGTGGAAATCTGCAGAGAGGAAAAACGGAATGTGATTCTGGATACAAGCGGCGCATTGCTTACCATGGGAATTGAAGCAAAACCGACAATGATCAAACCGAATCTGGATGAGATCCGGATGTTGACAGGCATGTCCTGTGACAGCCTGGAGGAAATGATCGAGGCAGCAAAGCAGATTCATGAAGGCGGAGTGGAGATCGTAGCAGTTTCGCTTGGCGCAGAGGGATCCTTTGTGGTGTGTGAAGAAGGGATTTATCAGGCGCAGGTTCCGAAAATCGATGCAGTCAATACCGTGGGATGCGGGGATTCCATGATTGCCGGATTTGCAGTCGGAATGAGTCAGAAGATTTCCGTGGAAGGAAGTTTAAGACTTGCAAGCGCGATTTCAGCGGCAGCTGCACTTCGAGAAGAAACCGGATTTTTTGTAAAAGAAGATATGGAACGCATTTTTAAAGAGGTAAAAATAACAAAGTTAAAATAA
- a CDS encoding MurR/RpiR family transcriptional regulator → MYILYNRLITALNEKKPDSTEFYIAKMMIWNLWELPRMSISDVAKMCAVSKSTISKFVRDIGFEDYLDFKLEAVRQGKKEIYNSNGKCNITDYIRGHGIWEYEKILSEDIRSVLFGIEEDQLKRLAVDLHEYKHLAAFGISYSESAAINLQHKMHYYHKFLYTTMNDRQQENYIESADEETLIFIFSNSGKYITEYQNREGRPPKYSFDKTKAKIVLVTSNEQMLVDKRVDECVLFRYADCVQNHPILYQVFIERLLYSYEELYGTSEGMNTK, encoded by the coding sequence ATGTACATTTTATATAATAGACTCATCACTGCATTGAATGAGAAAAAACCGGATTCTACAGAATTTTATATTGCCAAAATGATGATCTGGAATTTATGGGAGCTTCCAAGAATGTCGATCAGTGATGTGGCAAAGATGTGTGCTGTTTCAAAGTCAACGATTTCCAAGTTTGTCAGAGACATTGGTTTTGAAGATTATTTAGATTTTAAACTGGAAGCAGTACGGCAGGGGAAGAAGGAAATTTATAATAGCAATGGAAAATGTAATATCACAGATTATATTCGGGGGCATGGCATATGGGAATATGAAAAAATTTTGTCAGAAGATATTAGATCTGTATTGTTTGGAATAGAGGAAGATCAGTTAAAACGTCTGGCGGTGGATTTGCATGAATACAAACACCTGGCAGCGTTTGGAATCAGTTATTCAGAATCTGCGGCGATCAATTTGCAGCATAAAATGCATTATTACCATAAGTTTTTGTATACGACAATGAATGACAGACAGCAGGAAAACTATATCGAATCAGCGGATGAGGAGACATTGATCTTTATTTTTTCGAATTCAGGAAAATACATCACTGAATATCAGAATCGTGAAGGGCGGCCGCCAAAGTATAGTTTTGATAAGACGAAAGCCAAAATCGTGCTGGTTACATCGAATGAACAAATGTTGGTTGATAAAAGAGTAGATGAGTGTGTGTTGTTTCGATATGCAGACTGTGTCCAAAATCATCCAATCCTGTATCAGGTGTTCATAGAACGACTATTATACAGTTATGAAGAGTTATATGGTACTTCAGAAGGTATGAATACAAAATAA
- a CDS encoding aldo/keto reductase: MAEMIQPAMVPKVKLYTGEEIPCVGMGTFGSDRFTPEQVSNAVAGAIRCGYRMFDCAACYGNEDQIGEVFHAAFEEGVVERKDLFIMTKVWNDMHERVEESCRKSIQDLQCDYIDLFFIHWPFPNYHAPGCDVDSRNPDSRPFSVEEFMNTYRQCEELVRKGLIRHIGISNMTIPKMEAVLPLMEIMPSACESEMHVCFQQKEIFDYLTEHKIQPIGFMPLGSPQRPERDKCPEDVADLQTPEMQEIAKAHGCHPALIALKWAHQRGQIPIPFSVHEAEYVSNLKAMIEDPLTEEEMQKIATLERNNRLVKGQVFLWEGAKDWHDLWDEEGKIVTL; the protein is encoded by the coding sequence ATGGCAGAAATGATTCAGCCGGCAATGGTGCCGAAAGTAAAATTGTATACAGGAGAAGAAATCCCATGTGTGGGAATGGGGACATTTGGTTCTGACCGTTTTACACCGGAGCAGGTGTCAAATGCAGTGGCAGGAGCAATCCGCTGCGGATACCGTATGTTTGACTGTGCGGCATGTTATGGAAATGAAGATCAGATTGGAGAGGTATTCCATGCGGCCTTTGAAGAGGGTGTGGTAGAACGGAAAGATTTATTTATCATGACAAAAGTATGGAATGATATGCATGAGAGAGTAGAGGAATCCTGCAGAAAAAGCATTCAGGACCTGCAGTGTGACTACATTGATTTGTTCTTTATTCACTGGCCATTCCCGAACTACCATGCACCGGGATGTGATGTGGATTCCAGAAATCCGGATTCCAGACCATTCTCTGTGGAAGAATTTATGAATACATACAGACAGTGTGAAGAACTGGTGAGAAAAGGACTAATCCGCCACATTGGAATTTCCAATATGACCATTCCGAAAATGGAGGCAGTACTGCCGCTTATGGAAATTATGCCGTCTGCCTGTGAATCCGAGATGCATGTGTGCTTCCAGCAGAAGGAAATCTTTGATTATCTGACGGAACATAAGATTCAGCCGATCGGATTCATGCCGCTTGGTTCCCCACAGAGACCGGAGAGAGATAAGTGTCCGGAAGATGTAGCAGACCTGCAGACACCTGAGATGCAGGAAATTGCAAAGGCACATGGCTGTCATCCGGCGCTGATCGCTTTAAAATGGGCACATCAGAGAGGACAGATTCCGATTCCGTTCTCTGTTCATGAAGCAGAATATGTAAGTAACCTGAAAGCGATGATAGAAGATCCGCTGACCGAAGAAGAAATGCAGAAGATCGCAACACTGGAGAGAAACAACCGTCTTGTAAAAGGACAGGTATTCTTGTGGGAAGGCGCAAAAGACTGGCACGATCTCTGGGATGAAGAAGGAAAAATTGTAACGTTGTAA
- a CDS encoding galactitol-1-phosphate 5-dehydrogenase codes for MKAAVVCANEDVQYLDYEEPIPGPGEVKVKVRASGICGSDIPRVLHNGVHFYPIVLGHEFSGDVVEIGEGVTKVKVGDRVSGAPLKPCMKCDDCQNGNFSLCKHYSFIGSREQGSNADYVVIPEQNAVVYDSSISYEQAAMFEPSTVALHGLLQNEYQGGQYVAVLGGGTIGMFTMQWAKIFGSRKVVVFDISEERLELAKRLGADAVINTTKENYMQEAMALTGKKGYGYVFETAGQIPTMHMAFELAGNKANVCFIGTPHAELTFTPTMWENMNRKEFHLTGSWMSYSAPFPGKEWELTAHYFATGQLKFDPGFIYKKVPMSQAQEAFQMFKTPGLVKGKVLLVNES; via the coding sequence ATGAAAGCAGCAGTAGTTTGTGCAAATGAAGATGTACAGTATCTGGATTATGAAGAGCCGATTCCGGGACCGGGAGAAGTGAAGGTTAAGGTTCGGGCATCCGGAATCTGCGGTTCGGATATTCCGAGAGTGCTTCACAATGGAGTACACTTTTATCCGATCGTACTTGGACATGAATTCTCCGGAGATGTTGTGGAGATCGGAGAAGGTGTCACAAAGGTAAAAGTCGGAGACAGAGTATCCGGTGCACCGTTAAAGCCTTGTATGAAATGTGATGACTGCCAGAATGGAAACTTTTCCCTCTGCAAGCATTATAGCTTTATCGGCTCCAGAGAACAGGGAAGCAATGCAGATTATGTGGTGATTCCGGAACAAAATGCAGTTGTCTATGATTCTTCGATCTCCTATGAGCAGGCCGCTATGTTCGAGCCTTCTACAGTTGCCCTTCACGGATTGTTACAGAACGAGTATCAGGGAGGGCAGTATGTTGCTGTGTTAGGCGGTGGAACGATCGGAATGTTCACCATGCAGTGGGCAAAGATTTTCGGCTCCAGAAAAGTTGTGGTATTTGACATCAGCGAGGAGCGTCTGGAACTGGCAAAACGTCTGGGTGCAGATGCAGTCATCAATACAACGAAAGAAAATTATATGCAGGAAGCAATGGCACTTACCGGGAAAAAGGGATATGGCTATGTGTTCGAGACGGCAGGACAGATCCCGACTATGCATATGGCATTTGAACTTGCGGGCAATAAAGCAAATGTCTGCTTTATCGGAACACCACATGCAGAGCTTACATTCACACCGACAATGTGGGAGAATATGAACCGGAAAGAGTTCCACCTGACCGGTTCCTGGATGTCTTACAGTGCACCGTTTCCGGGAAAAGAGTGGGAGCTGACCGCACATTATTTTGCAACAGGACAGTTAAAATTCGATCCGGGATTTATCTACAAAAAAGTCCCGATGAGTCAGGCACAGGAGGCATTTCAGATGTTCAAGACGCCAGGACTGGTCAAAGGAAAAGTGTTACTTGTAAACGAATCGTAA